A window of Rhododendron vialii isolate Sample 1 chromosome 13a, ASM3025357v1 contains these coding sequences:
- the LOC131315153 gene encoding sister-chromatid cohesion protein 3, producing the protein MEDTPIASETANRRPKRTRAQTTAAAAADRTTKASGRDNPDETSDRSDQSPNQAELDDSFDDFEGPRSRSKRKRASEGASAAAPTESHSLIEVIKGNGKLIPQVVKLWVEQYEKDSKPAMVELLMMLFEACGAKYHIREEFLDETDVDDVVVALVNLAKKGEVEDYQSSKKKEFKNFKDNLTSFWDNLVIECQNGPLFDQVLFDKCMDYVIALSCTPPRIFRHVASLVGLQLVTSLINVAKMLGAQRETTQRQLNAEQKKHINGPRVESLNKRLSTTHEKITVIDTMMRKIFTGLFVHRYRDIDPDIRMSCIQSLGVWIISYPSLFLQDLYLKYLGWTLNDKNAGVRKASVLALQNLYEVDDNVPSLGLFTERFSNRMIELADDIDISVAVCGIGLVKQLLRHHLLNDDDLGSLYDLLIDEPPEIRRAIGSLVYEHLIARKSNSSQLHSRGDDDDSSAVHLGRMLQILREFSTDQILSTYVIDDVWEYMDAMKDWKCILSMLLDENPMIELTDEDATNLIRLLSASVKKAVGERIVPATDNRKQYYSKAQREMMENSRRDVTISMMKRYPQLLRKFMADKGKIAPLVDIITHMNLELYSLKRQEQHFKTVLQLVKEAFCKHGEKDILRGCVKAINFCNTESRGELQDFAQNKLKELEDELIAKLKSAMREVASGDDEYSLLVTLKRLYELQLSRSVPIESLYEEIGGFLHRLSNLDNEVVNFLLLNMYLHVAWCLHSIINSGTVSEASLSSLTAKRNSLFEHLEKYYLVTLPEDQGEGKGGNQLACRVCTILAEMWCLFRQTNFASTKLECLGYSPDESTLQKFWKLCEQQLNISDETEDEEVEKEYVEETNRDAIMIAAAKLIATDAVPKEYLGPEIISHFAMHGTSVAEIVKHLIAVLKKRDDDMSNLFLEALKRAYHRHKVVALESNDDTLAGKSFQECKDLAARLSGTFVGAARNKHVSDILKIVKDGIAYAFIDAPKQVSFLDGAVVHFVSKLPTPDILEILKDVQKRTENVNTEVDPSGWRPYYTFVDGLNDKYAKNEGFQVAEEKEGMTVRRRGRPRKSRNIQGKKLFNEQSSSEEEDSISVSDKDAQDEEQQEEDDEEAPLIHSIRSSSKLRSLRVSREKNKGQKRAGDFGQATENAAASRTSGPSS; encoded by the exons AGGTTATTAAAGGGAATGGGAAACTTATTCCTCAAGTGGTCAAGCTATGGGTTGAACAATATGAGAAGGATTCAAAACCTGCAATGGTTGAATTGTTAATGATGCTTTTTGAG GCGTGTGGAGCAAAGTATCATATTCGCGAAGAGTTCCTGGATGAGACTGATGTCGATGATGTAGTAGTTGCTCTTGTCAATCTTGCTAAGAAA GGTGAAGTTGAAGAttatcaaagttcaaaaaagaaggagttcaagaatttcaaagatAATCTCACTTCTTTTTGGGACAATTTGGTCATTGAGTGTCAGAATGGACCGTTGTTTGATCAGGTCTTGTTTGACAAATGCATGGATTATGTAATTGCACTTTCATG TACTCCTCCGAGGATTTTCCGCCACGTTGCTTCATTGGTGGGCCTTCAGCTCGTCACATCCTTGATAAATGTTGCTAAAATGCTTGGTGCGCAAAGGGAAACTACTCAGAGACAGTTGAATGCTGAACAGAAGAAACATATCAATGGTCCACGTGTAGAATCACTGAATAAAAGGCTATCAACGACTCATGAAAAGATAACGGTGATAGATACAATGATGCGGAAAATATTTACCGG GTTATTTGTACATCGCTACCGTGATATTGATCCTGATATTCGGATGTCATGCATACAATCACTTGGAGTGTGGATTATTTCATACCCATCGCTGTTCTTGCAGGATTTGTACTTGAAGTACCTCGGATGGACGTTGAATGACAAG AACGCTGGTGTAAGGAAAGCTTCCGTCCTTGCATTGCAAAATCTTTACGAGGTGGATGATAATGTGCCATCTCTTGGACTTTTTACGGAAAGATTTTCTAACCGGATGATTGAGCTTGCTGATGACATTGATATTTCAGTTGCTGTATGTGGCATAGGACTTGTAAAACAACTACTGAG GCATCACCTTCTGAATGATGATGACTTAGGTTCTCTGTATGATCTACTAATTGATGAACCGCCAGAGATTAGGCGTGCCATTGGTTCACTAGTGTATGAGCACCTGATTGCACGGAAATCTAATAGCTCTCAATTGCATTCAAGAG GCGATGACGATGATTCTTCTGCGGTACATCTTGGTAGAATGTTGCAAATACTAAGAGAGTTTTCGACAGATCAAATTTTAAGTACCTACGTCATTGATGATGTTTGGGAGTACATGGATGCCATGAAG GATTGGAAGTGTATTTTGTCTATGCTCCTGGATGAGAACCCCATGATTGAGCTCACTGATGAGGATGCGACAAACTTGATTCGACTTCTCTCTGCATCTGTCAAAAAGGCTGTGGGAGAAAGAATAGTTCCTGCTACTGATAACCGAAAGCAGTACTACAGTAAAGCCCAAAGG GAAATGATGGAAAACAGTAGGCGGGATGTGACTATCTCCATGATGAAGCGCTACCCGCAGCTTCTACGCAAATTCATGGCTGACAAGGGGAAGATAGCACCACTGGTTGATATTATTACTCATATGAACCTCGAACTTTATTCTCTGAAGAGACAGGAGCAG CATTTTAAGACCGTACTTCAGCTCGTGAAAGAGGCGTTCTGTAAACATGGTGAAAAGGATATTCTGAGGGGTTGCGTGAAGGCTATAAATTTCTGTAACACTGAGAGTCGAGGTGAGTTACAAGATTTTGCTCAAAATAAGTTGAAGGAGCTTGAGGATGAGCTTATTGCTAAGCTAAAGTCTGCAATGAGAGAAGTAGCG AGTGGTGACGATGAATACTCGCTTCTTGTAACTTTGAAAAGGTTATATGAGCTTCAATTGTCCAGATCTGTTCCCATCGAAAGCTTGTATGAAGAAATAGGTGGTTTTCTTCACAGATTAAGTAACCTGGACAATGAG GTTGTCAACTTCCTGCTTCTCAACATGTATTTGCATGTTGCCTGGTGCCTTCACTCTATCATAAACAGTGGAACAGTCTCTGAGGCATCTTTATCTTCCTTAACAGCAAAACGCAATTCCTTGTTTGAGCATCTTGAGAAATACTACCTGGTTACCCTTCCTGAAGATCAGGGAGAGGGTAAAGGTGGAAATCAGCTAGCGTGCAGG GTTTGTACTATACTTGCAGAGATGTGGTGTTTATTCAGACAAACAAATTTTGCTTCAACAAAGCTGGAATGTTTGGGATATAGCCCGGATGAGTCTACCCTCCAGAAGttttggaaactttgtgaaCAGCAGCTCAATATTTCAG ATGAAACAGAGGATGAAGAGGTCGAGAAAGAGTATGTTGAGGAGACTAACCGGGATGCAATCATGATTGCTGCTGCCAAGTTAATTGCGACTGATGCAGTTCCTAAG GAGTATCTTGGCCCAGAAATCATTTCTCATTTTGCGATGCATGGAACAAGTGTGGCTGAGATTGTGAAGCATCTCATAGCTGTTTTAAAGAAAAGGGATGATGACATGTCCAACCTCTTTCTTGAAGCATTGAAACGG GCCTACCATCGGCACAAAGTGGTAGCTTTAGAAAGCAATGATGACACCCTGGCTGGCAAGTCTTTTCAAGAATGTAAAGATCTGGCTGCACGGCTTTCTGGAACGTTTGTGGGTGCTGCTAGAAACAAGCATGTATCAGACATCTTGAAAATTGTCAAGGATGGTATCGCATATGCTTTCATTGATGCTCCAAAGCAGGTTTCTTTTTTGGATGGTGCCGTGGTCCATTTTGTTTCCAAACTTCCTACACCTGATATCTTGGAAAT TCTGAAGGATGTCCAAAAACGAACGGAGAATGTAAACACAGAGGTCGATCCAAGTGGATGGCGCCCATATTACACTTTTGTAGACGGCTTGAATGACAAGTATGCCAAAAATGAAGGTTTCCAAG TTGcagaggaaaaagaaggaatGACAGTAAGACGCCGAGGTCGTCCACGTAAGAGCCGCAATATACAGGGAAAGAAACTCTTCAACGAACAGAGTTCAAGCGAAGAGGAAGATTCAATCAGTGTTTCTGACAAAGATGCTCAAGATGAAGAACAGCAGGAAGAGGATGACGAGGAGGCACCTTTGATACATTCAATTAGGTCATCATCCAaacttcgttcattgagagtttcaagagagaaaaataaagggCAGAAAAGGGCTGGAGATTTTGGGCAAGCTACTGAGAATGCGGCTGCTTCTAGAACATCAG GGCCTTCCAGCTAG
- the LOC131315155 gene encoding protein SLOW WALKER 1 codes for MAMAEDDYPRTSQTFPVKPNLKPTSQTSTKNLTPESKYWKSFKPQPTPQNLISSITSLSFSPALPHLLAATHSTSLSLFSPLQTLEQPKSTISSFSDTATSASFRSDGRLVAAGSHSGLVQVFDVKTRTPLRRLRAHSRPVHLVRYPRSDKLHLFSGGDDAVVRYWDVASETHINDLLGHKDYVRCGDGSPVNDDMFVTGSYDHTVRLWDVRVSGGSSVMEVNHGKPVESVIFLPSGGLVATAGGNEVKIWDVIGGGKLLYSMEGHNKTVTSICVGKIGKETGEEAQQYRILSVSLDGYMKVLDYAKFKITYSMRFPSPLLSVAFSPDCSTRVIGTSNGIIYAGKRKMKENEGSEMVIFAGLGPISEPPKRVLRPSNFRYFRRGQNEKPSEGDYLVKRPKKVKLAEHDKLLKKFRHKEALVAALNGKNPANVVAVMEELVARRKLMRCVSNLETEELGLLLWFLQKYSTMPRYAGLLMKLAKKVVEMRAEDVQTDDVLKGHLRNLKRSVEEEIRIQQSLQEIQGIISPLLRIAGRR; via the coding sequence ATGGCAATGGCAGAAGACGACTACCCAAGAACATCCCAAACGTTCCCAGTCAAACCAAACCTCAAACCGACCTCCCAAACCTCCACAAAAAACCTCACCCCAGAATCCAAGTACTGGAAATCCTTCAAACCCCAACCCACTCCCCAAAACCTAATCTCCTCCATAACCTCCCTCTCCTTCTCCCCCGCCCTTCCCCACCTCCTCGCCGCCACCcactccacctccctctccctcttctccCCGCTCCAAACCCTGGAACAGCCCAAGTCCACCATCTCCTCCTTCTCCGACACGGCCACCTCTGCCTCCTTCCGCTCCGACGGTCGCCTCGTCGCCGCCGGATCCCACTCCGGCCTCGTCCAGGTCTTCGACGTCAAGACCCGTACCCCACTCCGCCGCCTCCGCGCCCACTCCCGCCCCGTCCACCTCGTCCGGTACCCACGATCGGACAAGCTCCACCTCTTCTCGGGCGGCGATGATGCCGTCGTCAGGTACTGGGACGTGGCGTCCGAAACCCATATAAATGACCTGTTAGGTCACAAGGATTATGTCCGGTGCGGTGATGGGTCGCCAGTGAATGATGATATGTTTGTGACGGGGTCTTATGATCATACGGTTAGGCTTTGGGATGTTAGGGTTTCGGGTGGGAGTTCGGTGATGGAGGTTAATCACGGTAAGCCGGTAGAAAGCGTAATTTTCTTGCCGTCTGGAGGGCTGGTTGCGACCGCAGGTGGGAATGAGGTGAAGATTTGGGATGTGATTGGAGGTGGGAAGTTGTTGTATTCAATGGAGGGGCATAACAAGACTGTGACTTCGATCTGTGTTGGGAAAATTGGGAAGGAAACGGGCGAAGAAGCACAGCAGTATCGGATTTTGAGTGTTTCTCTTGATGGGTATATGAAAGTTCTCGATTATGCGAAGTTTAAGATTACTTACTCAATGCGGTTTCCATCGCCACTTTTATCTGTTGCATTCTCTCCTGATTGTTCTACGAGAGTTATCGGTACTTCGAATGGGATTATATATGCTGGGAAgaggaaaatgaaggaaaatgaaGGGTCCGAGATGGTGATTTTTGCGGGTTTGGGTCCTATCAGTGAACCTCCGAAAAGAGTTTTGAGGCCTTCGAATTTTAGGTACTTTCGTAGAGGCCAAAACGAGAAGCCTTCGGAAGGGGATTACTTGGTCAAGAGGCCGAAGAAGGTGAAATTGGCTGAACATGATAAGTTGTTGAAGAAGTTTCGGCATAAGGAAGCTTTGGTGGCTGCATTGAATGGGAAGAATCCGGCGAATGTGGTGGCCGTTATGGAAGAATTGGTGGCGAGGAGGAAGTTGATGAGGTGCGTTTCAAATTTGGAGACGGAAGAGCTTGGTTTGCTGTTGTGGTTTTTGCAGAAGTACTCCACCATGCCGAGGTATGCAGGGTTGTTGATGAAGTTGGCCAAGAAGGTGGTTGAAATGAGGGCTGAAGATGTTCAAACTGATGATGTGTTGAAGGGACATCTTCGAAACCTGAAGCGATCGGTTGAAGAGGAGATACGAATACAACAGTCGTTGCAGGAGATACAGGGCATAATTTCTCCCTTACTGAGGATTGCTGGGAGGAGATGA
- the LOC131315154 gene encoding nodulin homeobox: MRDTREEPSSSSGHQAVDLISAVKELHNVGSLGLTKLIKDSENNIIQTFTQIGSSSQFDVEKIARCLPLHLIAKVMLSARDEASYKYLLCGIRLVHSLCDLAPRYPKLEQILLDDVKVSEQLLELVFYLLVVLSNHRQEHHASSHMPLLHSALVACSLYLLTGCIASQWQDIASVLVAHRQVYIFMDAAFAALRVDIKFLQFKLSGQCYDFQRESSSNAEGTLNNLCQLCEASLQFLQSLCQQKSFRERLVKNKELCREGGVLLLARSILKLNVTWFRESPSVVAAVFRLKSKVLSILLHLCEAESLSYLDEVASTPRSMDVAKSVALEVLKILKAMVVRGYEICPTGLLQLNAMRLADIFSDDSNFRSYITIYFTEILTAIFSLPHREFLSSWCSSNLPIWEEDATLEYDSFGAAGHVLDLFSSSDLPNVTISRSDFIPSNMPRVAFAHQRTSLLVKVIANLHCYVPGLCKEEEDVFLNKFLECLRRELPKLSASDAEKAGIVSRNLRSLLSHAESLTPPYLNEDDVHLFRVFLMRLEPLITPAEIEVKRVQEAQSAGGCSSPIIEKVDTDTNRLGYLKEGTSENSAFQDEDQSYIRGNCIGQTDDIMWQVKGEDKGKSGMMAEGSREIERCIQKVETSGSDSSSTRGKNCTSQMHNVEFPKSGEHSKQSGFEGLKEDEKGEAVICEQKQQRKRKRTIMNDIQIALIEKALLEEPGMQRNAAWVQSWAEKLSAYGSEVTTSQLKNWLNNRKARLARAAKDVRGPSEEDNGVPDKQGGSGRVSHDESAESPTEDVYITSTPGGTHQSTIRESTSRTGSKEKADIQLADFNNFPAKHCFRWGPGQDVLLLNLEGEEIGTGKVYQVRGTWDSCNLEESEMCVVDVNMIRTESHTGLPIPVGMDAKLGVRTLWALNKLLAA; this comes from the exons ATGAGGGACACGAGGGAAGAACCATCAAGCAGCTCTGGACATCAA GCCGTTGACTTGATTTCAGCAGTGAAAGAATTACATAATGTCGGCTCTCTAGGGCTTACTAAGCTAATCAAGGACTCTGAGAATAATATCATCCAGACCTTCACTCAAATTGGGTCATCTAGTCAG TTTGATGTGGAAAAGATTGCAAGGTGTCTTCCTTTGCATCTTATTGCAAAGGTCATGTTATCTGCAAGAGATGAAGCCTCATACAAATATTTGTTATGTGGAATTCGACTCGTACATTCCTTGTGTGATCTAGCACCAAGATATCCCAAGCTGGAGCAG ATTCTGCTTGATGATGTGAAAGTATCAGAGCAGCTTCTTGAGTTGGTCTTTTATCTTCTTGTTGTCCTCAGCAATCATAGACAG GAACATCATGCTTCAAGTCATATGCCACTATTGCATTCAGCTTTAGTGGCTTGCAGTCTGTACCTATTAACAGGTTGCATTGCCTCTCAGTGGCAGGATATCGCTTCTGTTTTAGTTGCTCACCGTCag GTTTATATATTCATGGACGCAGCTTTTGCAGCACTGCGGGTAGACATCAAGTTTCTTCAGTTCAAGCTGTCAGGTCAATGTTATGATTTTCAGAGGGAGTCAAGTTCTAATGCTGAAGGAACACTGAACAATCTGTGCCAACTGTGCGAAGCTTCTTTGCAGTTTCTTCAATCCTTGTGTCAACAGAAGTCATTCCGAGAGCGCCTTGTTAAGAATAAG GAACTATGTAGAGAAGGTGGTGTTCTTTTGCTGGCTCGATCTATTTTGAAACTGAACGTGACATGGTTTAGAGAATCTCCCTCAGTTGTGGCTGCTGTGTTTAGGCTAAAGTCAAAAGTTTTATCAATT CTGTTGCATCTTTGTGAAGCAGAGAGTTTATCTTACTTGGATGAGGTTGCCAGCACTCCTCGAAGCATGGATGTGGCAAAGTCTGTCGCATTAGAG GTTCTTAAAATACTGAAGGCTATGGTTGTGAGGGGTTACGAAATATGCCCAACAGGGCTTTTGCAACTGAATGCAATGCGCCTGGCAGATATCTTCTCTGATGACTCAAATTTTCGATCTTACATCACAATATACTTT ACAGAAATTTTGACTGCTATTTTTTCACTCCCACATCGAGAGTTCTTGTCTAGTTGGTGTTCATCCAATCTCCCAATTTGGGAAGAAGATGCTACTCTGGAGTATGACTCATTTGGGGCAGCTGGACATGTTTTGGATTTGTTTTCTTCATCAGATTTGCCAAATGTAACGATTTCAAGATCTGATTTCATTCCTAGTAACATGCCACGTGTCGCATTTGCACATCAGAGGACGTCATTATTGGTCAAAGTAATAGCAAATCTCCATTGTTATGTTCCAGGGCTCTGTAAAG AGGAGGAGGATGTCTTCCTCAACAAGTTTCTTGAGTGCCTCCGAAGGGAGCTACCTAAATTATCCGCTTCTGATGCTGAAAAAGCTGGCATTGTTAGCAGGAACCTAC GTTCATTGTTGAGCCATGCTGAATCTCTGACTCCTCCATACTTAAATGAGGACGATGTACATCTCTTCAG GGTTTTCTTAATGCGGCTAGAACCATTGATTACTCCTGCTGAGATCGAAGTTAAGAGGGTGCAG GAGGCTCAAAGTGCAGGGGGATGCTCATCGCCCATAATAGAAAAGGTAGATACAGATACTAACAGACTTGGTTACCTGAAAGAGGGCACGTCAGAGAACTCAGCTTTCCAAGATGAGGACCAGTCCTATATAAGGGGCAACTGTATAGGTCAAACTGATGATATCATGTGGCAAGTTAAGGGGGAAGACAAGGGTAAATCTGGTATGATGGCTGAGGGATCGAGGGAGATTGAGAGATGCATCCAAAAAGTTGAAACCAGTGGTTCAGATTCAAGCTCTACACGTGGAAAGAACTGTACTAGTCAAATGCACAATGTTGAGTTTCCGAAATCAGGTGAGCATAGCAAACAAAGTGGGTTTGAAGGACTTAAAGAGGATGAAAAGGGTGAAGCTGTTATATGTGAACAGAAGCAACAAAGAAAACGAAAGCGCACCATAATGAATGATATACAGATCGCACTGATCGAGAAGGCGCTCTTGGAAGAACCTGGCATGCAGCGCAATGCTGCTTGGGTACAATCTTGGGCTGAGAAACTAAGTGCCTAT GGTTCTGAGGTTACGACTTCTCAGCTAAAAAATTG GTTGAATAACCGAAAAGCGAGGCTAGCCCGAGCAGCAAAGGATGTTCGTGGGCCTTCTGAAGAGGACAATGGTGTTCCTGACAAGCAAGGTGGGTCAGGACGCGTGTCCCACGATGAATCAGCTGAGAGTCCAACCGAGGACGTTTATATCACATCAACTCCAGGAGGGACTCATCAGAGCACCATTAGGGAGTCCACATCTAGAACTGGCTCCAAGGAAAAAGCAGACATTCAGCTTGCAGATTTCAATAACTTTCCCGCTAAGCATTGTTTCCGGTGGGGTCCTGGTCAGGATGTTTTGCTTTTGAATCTGGAAGGAGAGGAAATTGGAACGGGAAAGGTGTATCAGGTACGAGGCACATGGGATTCATGTAATTTGGAGGAATCAGAGATGTGTGTGGTGGATGTTAACATGATTAGGACTGAGAGTCATACGGGGCTTCCAATCCCAGTTGGAATGGATGCAAAACTGGGGGTAAGAACGTTGTGGGCATTGAACAAACTTTTAGCCGCCTAG